From Anopheles darlingi chromosome 2, idAnoDarlMG_H_01, whole genome shotgun sequence, the proteins below share one genomic window:
- the LOC125949299 gene encoding liver carboxylesterase-like — translation MELGNRWATHTKNCPTCATCCYQPPISECEGATGIKPVTMFRPPAYSGAKCGVKRMLKLVVILSLAAIAAQGQDASRPIINTTGGQIQGVTSSCGLFCSYFAFNGIPYAQPPVGDLRFRNPRPHQGWQGIKDGSEHRETCPSGGFLGGVSGSEDCLYLNVYTQNVIGSRPVMVWIHGGSFTGGSGNSWIYGPDNLMPEDVVVVTINYRLGILGFFSTDDTHAAGNWGMKDCVMALQWVRNNIANFGGDPNNVTIFGESAGGVAVHYLVLSNKASGLFHKAIAQSGTALVPWGFQYRPRELAYQLADKLGYSHDSAQLVQSLRNTPIERLLEVQGGWLDIDIPRGFKPFEFVPNAEPVNSPEETFLTQLPIDILNAGTFNHVPFIAGYMSMESMFMVYEHTIDNTVWDEFTRHPEYFVPHFWNIPTGTAASSAVSQTIRQTYWQDRPLGPDIMQQWMTFHTDQQFIYAIDKTVRLHAQRSQAPTYYYQFSFDGDLNLVKRLLLLGSWPGAMHADDIPYLWSVTDLTISPILPTNHARTVSNRFVRLFTNFARFGNPTPNAVDTLLQSRQWQPVGATVHYMEIGHDLVTGINPNGQRTSVWHDLEARYANDPFRFPRP, via the exons ATGGAACTCGGCAACAGGTGGGCAACCCACACCAAAAACTGCCCAACCTGTGCGACTTGTTGTTATCAGCCACCGATAAG TGAATGCGAGGGCGCTACCGGTATAAAACCGGTGACCATGTTCCGGCCGCCAGCTTACTCGGGTGCCAAGTGCGGTGTCAAAAGGATGCTTAAGCTTGTGGTAATTCTTTCGCTCGCGGCCATCGCGGCCCAGGGACAGGATGCG TCCCGGCCTATTATCAACACCACTGGTGGTCAAATCCAAGGTGTCACGTCAAGCTGCGGGTTGTTCTGCAGCTACTTCGCCTTCAACGGTATCCCGTACGCCCAGCCACCGGTAGGCGACCTTCGGTTCCGCAATCCACGGCCGCATCAGGGATGGCAAGGCATTAAGGATGGCAGTGAGCACCGGGAGACCTGTCCTTCGGGAGGATTCCTCGGTGGTGTCTCCGGTAGCGAGGACTGCCTGTATCTAAACGTCTATACCCAAAATGTTATCGGATCGAGGCCAGTGATGGTATGGATTCATGGCGGGTCGTTTACAG GAGGTTCTGGAAATTCCTGGATCTACGGTCCCGACAATCTAATGCCGGAGGATGTGGTGGTCGTTACGATCAACTACCGTCTCGGTATTCTCGGGTTCTTTAGCACGGACGATACGCACGCCGCCGGTAACTGGGGCATGAAGGATTGTGTGATGGCGCTACAGTGGGTACGCAATAACATCGCGAACTTCGGAGGCGATCCAAATAATGTGACGATTTTTGGAGAAAGTGCGGGCGGAGTAGCCGTTCACTATTTAGTGCTCTCGAACAAGGCGTCCGGTCTGTTCCACAAGGCGATCGCTCAATCTGGAACCGCGCTCGTACCGTGGGGTTTCCAGTATCGGCCCCGCGAACTCGCCTACCAGCTAGCGGATAAGCTCGGTTACTCGCACGACAGTGCGCAGCTGGTGCAGAGTCTGCGTAACACACCGATCGAGCGGCTGCTGGAGGTGCAGGGAGGCTGGCTGGACATTGACATCCCCCGTGGTTTTAAGCCGTTCGAGTTTGTGCCGAACGCGGAACCTGTGAACTCACCTGAGGAGACTTTTCTCACTCAGCTCCCAATAGATATACTCAACGCCGGAACGTTCAATCATGTTCCCTTCATAGCCGGGTATATGAGCATGGAGTCGATGTTCATGGTGTACGAGCATACGATCGACAATACTGTGTGGGACGAGTTCACTAGACATCCTGAATATTTTGTTCCCCACTTCTGGAATATTCCAACCGGTACAGCCGCTTCGTCCGCTGTCAGTCAAACCATACGCCAGACCTACTGGCAGGATCGTCCGCTCGGACCAGATATTATGCAGCAGTGGATGACCTTCCACACCGATCAGCAGTTCATCTATGCGATCGACAAAACGGTGCGCTTACACGCACAGCGCTCGCAGGCTCCGACCTACTACTACCAGTTCAGCTTCGACGGTGATCTTAACCTTGTcaagcggttgctgctgttgggcagCTGGCCGGGTGCGATGCATGCCGATGACATTCCCTACCTGTGGTCCGTGACCGATCTCACCATTTCACCGATCCTGCCGACGAATCATGCCCGCACGGTCAGCAACCGGTTCGTGCGTCTCTTCACTAACTTTGCCCGCTTCGGTAACCCCACACCGAACGCGGTCGATACACTGCTGCAGAGCCGACAGTGGCAACCGGTCGGTGCGACGGTACACTACATGGAAATCGGACACGATCTCGTCACCGGCATTAACCCCAATGGACAGCGCACCTCAGTGTGGCACGATCTCGAGGCTCGGTACGCCAATGATCCTTTCCGTTTCCCACGTCCCTAA